One Myxococcota bacterium genomic window, TGGAGAAGACGATCCCGGCGGTGTCTTCCTGCCAGGGCGCCCCGCTGTCGCGATCGGCGAGACCGCCCCAGACATCGACGACGGGTGCACCACGCCAATAGACGCAGCACGCGGCCCCGACCTCTTCGGGAAGGTTCTGGGCAAAGGCATCGCGGACCGCGGCGAAGCGCGGCTCGAAACGACCGTGGACCTCGGACACGGACCCGACATAGCAGAACGAGGCGCAGCGAAGAATTACATTATGCCCGCAATGTAAATTTCGGTAGGATGGGCGGCGCGCCACCCCTGCGCCGACTGTCACTGGAGATCCCCATGGCCCTGGCCCCCCTGGCTCCCGAGACCCGCAATCTGATCGACGGCGAGCTCACCGCCGCGAGCAACGGCAACACCTTCGAGAACGTCGATCCCAGCACCGAAGAAGTGCTCGGGACCTGCGCCGACGGCACGAAGGACGACATGCTGCGCGCGGTGGCCGCGGCGCGGCGCAGCTTCGACGAGACCGACTGGTCGCGCGACGCGAGCTTCCGATCGCGCTGCCTTCGCCAGCTCTACGAAGCCATGCTCGCCGACAAGGAACAGCTCCGCAGCATCGTCGTGCACGAGGCGGGCGCACCGGTGTCGTTGACGGGCTTCATGCACGTCGACGATCCGATCGAGATGATGTCGTACTGGGCCGATCTCGCGGAGAGCTACCGCTACGAAGAGCGGATGGAGAACGTGATGTTCGGCGGCAATCCGCAGGGGCGCATCCTGCTGCGCGAGCCGGCCGGCGTGGTCGGCGCCATCACGCCCTGGAACGTCCCGCTCTACCTGAACATCGCGAAGATCGGCCCGGCCCTGGCATCGGGCTGCACCCTCGTGTTGAAGCCCGCCCCCGACACGCCTTGGAGCGGCACCCACCTCGGCAAGCTGCTCGCCGAGCACACCGACATTCCGGCCGGCGTCGTGAACATCGTGAGCTCGGCCGACCATCTCACCGGCGAGATCCTGTCGACCGACCCGCGCATCGACGTCGTGACCTTCACCGGCTCCACCGCCACCGGCCGCCGCATCATGGAATGCGCCGCGCCGACGGTGAAGAAGGTCTTCCTCGAGCTCGGCGGCAAGTCCGCGAACATCGTGCTCGACGACGCGGCCTTCGAAGCCGTCCTCCCGGGCACGGCCTTCACCTGCACCCACGGTGGACAGGGCTGCGCCATCACGACGCGCCTGCTGCTGCCGCGCTCGCGCTACGACGAGGGCCTGGCGCTCGTGAAGCAGGCCTTCGAGAACTGGAACTACGGCGACCCGAAGAACCCGGCCAACATGCAGGGACCGCAGGTCAGCCGTCGCCAGCAGGAGCGGGTGCTCGAGTACATCGAGAAGGGGAAGCGCGACGGCGCGAAGCTGCTGGTGGGCGGCGGCATCCCGAAGCACCTCGAGAAGGGCTTCTTCATCGAGCCCACGCTCTTCGCCGACGTCGACCCCGCCAGCACGATCGCCCAGGAAGAGATCTTCGGCCCGGTCCTCTGCGTGATCCCCTACGACGACGACGCCGACGCGGTGCGCATCGCGAACCAGTCCGAGTACGGGCTGTCCGGCGCGGTGCACTCGGCCGACGCGGACCGGGCGCTCGCCGTCGCGCGACAGGTCCGCACGGGCACGATCAGCGTGAACGGCGCCCAGTGGTTCCACGTGGATACGCCCTTCGGCGGCTACAAGCAGAGCGGGCTGGGACGCGAGAACGGCGTCGCCGGCTTCGAGGAGTACCTCGAGACGAAGGTGGTGGCGGTCCCCGCGAGCTGAGCCCACCTCGCCCTCGCACGGTCCGAGAACCGCGAGACCCGCCTCCCTGGTCTGCAAGAGCGACGCGGGTACTCTTCCGCGGTCGCGCCATCGTGGTCCGGGACCGGGTGATGCCCGGGCCGCCGTGACGGTGCACCAAGGGGGACCCTCGCGTTGATGAGCCAACTCGACGCCTGGCTCGGCGTCCGGCTGGCCGGTTGGGTCGACGGCGTCCGAGAACGGGCAGTCGCCGTCGTCTGGGCGTGTCTGCTCGCCACCGTGGTCCTCGGCGTCTACGCGGCCTTCGGCCTTCGTATCAACTCGGACAACCTGGCCCTGCTCTCCGAGGACATCCCCGCGCGGCGCAACCACGCCGCGTTCGCCGAGCTCTTCCCGAACCTCGAGAGTGCGCTCTTCGTCGTGGTGGACGGCGCCACGCCGGAACTGGCACGCGAAGCCGCCGAAGATCTCGAAGCGCGCTTGGCCGCGCGCCCCGACGACTTCCAGGCCGTCTATCGCCCCGGTGGGGGGGAGTTCTTCGGACGCCACGGCCTGCTCTACCGCAGCGTCGAAGACCTGGAGGAGTTCTCGGACCGGCTCGCCGGCCTGCAGCCGATCCTCGCAACCCTCGAACAGGACCCGTCGATCGCCAGCCTCTCGAAGCTGGTACGACGGGGCCTGCGGGCCCTCGAAGATCAGAGCCCGGACACCACCCAGGCCACCGAATGGAGCGCCGTCCTCGACCGCGTCTCCCAGGCCACCGTCGACGTCTACCGCGAGTACCCGGTGGCCATCTCGTGGACCGAGGTGTTGGCGCGCGGCTCGGCCCTCGAAACGACGAAGCGCCACGTGTTGATCGTCCACGCTGCCCTCGACTTCAGCAGCCCCTTCGCGGCCGCGGCCGCCGTCGGTCAGATCCACGGCGAAGCCCTCGCCGGCGGCTGGGACGCGGAGCACGGCGTTCAGGTGCGGGTCACCGGCAACCCGGCCCTCAACTTCGAGGAGATGGTCGGCATCGCCTGGGACGTCGGGCTCGGCGGCGTCTTCTGCTTCGTGTTCGTGGTGTTCGTGCTCTACGCCGCGCTGCGCTCGTGGAAGCTCACCATCGCGGCCATCGCGACGCTGCTGGTGGGCCTGGTGTGGGCCGCCGCGATCGCCGCTGCGACGGTCGGGCACCTGACGGTGGTTTCGCTCTCGGTCGCGATCCTGTTCATCGGGCTCGGCGTCGACTTCGCGATCCATCTGGGCATGCGGTACGCCCAGCGCCTGCGCGACGGCGAGCCCCACGCGGACGCCCTGCGCGGCGCGACCCGCGACGTCGGCAGCTCGCTCGTGCTCTGCACGATCACCACTGCCATCGGCTTCTTCGTGTTCGCCCCCACCGACTACGTCGGCGTGGCCGAGCTCGGGGTGATCGCGGGTTCGAGCATGATCGCGGTCTCCTTCCTCACCTTCACGTTCTTCCCCGCGCTCTTGTCCTCCTGGCTCGCGCTGCGCGGCGAACGGCCGATCTCGGCGCCGCTCCAGTTCGAGATGGACCTGGGGACGGCAGTGGTGCGCCGTGCGCGGGCCGTGCGCTGGATCGCGGCGGCGCTCTTCGTCGCGGGGCTCGCCGCGATCCCGTCGGCGCGCTTCGACCCCAACGTGATCGACATGCGCGATCCGGACACCGAGTCGGTGCAGGCCTTCAACGATCTGCTGGACGCCAGCGGTGCGGCCTCACCCTGGTACGTCGATGCGGTGGCCGCGGATCTCGATGCCGCCGTCGCGCTGGGCCAGGAGCTCGAAGGGCTGGCGCCGGTGGCGCGCGCGACGACCCTCGCGAGCTATGTCCCGGCCGATCAGGAAGAGAAACGCGAACTCCTCTTCGACCTCGCCTTCCTGCTCGAGAGCCCCGGCGAGGCTCTGCCCGGGCCGGCGCCGAGCACCGAGAGCCAGGTGGAGGCCCTCCGCGACCTGCACGCGTTCCTCGAGGAGCGTTCGTCCGCCGACTCGGGCGTGCTCGCAGCCAGCATCCAGAAGCTGCGTCGCCATCTCGCCGAGTTCCTGGAGCGTGTGGACGCCGACGGAAACCCGGAAGCGGCGCTCGCCCGGCTCGAGACGCTGCTACTGGCCAACCTCGATCGCCAGCTCGAGCGTCTGCGCCTCGCCCTCGAACCCGAAGCGGTGAGCCTCGAGAGCCTGCCGCGCGAGCTGCGCGAGCGCCTGGTGGCCCCCGATGGCCAGGCACGCGTCCAGATCTTTCCGGAAGCAAACCTGCGTGAGGAGAACGCGATGCGCGCGTTCACCGAGGCGGTGGCCGACGTCGCGCCCGGCGCGAATGGCATCGCCTACAACCTGCTCGCCTTCGAAGAGGCGACGAAGCGCTCGTTCCTGCAGGCGCTGGGCTCGGCGGTGCTCTGCATCGGCGTCCTGCTCTTCTGGCTGTGGCGCCGCTGGGACGACACCTTCTTGGTGCTGGCTCCGCTCTTCCTCTCGGCTGTTCTTTCGGTGGCCACGATGGGCCTGCTCGGGATCAGCTTCAACTTCGTGAACGTGATCGTGATCCCGCTGATGTTCGGCATCGGTGTCGACAGCGGCATCCACCTCGTGCACCGCTCCCGCGAACTCGACTCGGCCGAGGGCCTGCTCGGCACGACCACCGCGCGCGCGGTCTTCTACAGCGCGCTCACCACGACGATCAGCTTCGGCAGCCTGGGACTCTCGTCCCACGTAGGGATGGCGGGCCTGGGCATCCTGCTCTCGATCGGAATGGTCCTGACCGTCCTCTCGAACCTCGTGCTGCTGCCGGCTCTGCTCGCGCTGCGCACGGAGCCCAGTTCAGACATGGCGGGCTGAACGCGGGAGGTCAGGTGGGCCGAACCGCGCACCGACGCCCGTTGTGGCAAGCTTGGCGGCCCACCCAGGAGTCCCCCATGCAGCATCCCCCCGCGCGTCCGTTGCGCGTCATCCAGTGGTCCACGGGCAACGCCGGTCGTCCCGCGATTCGCGGCATCGTGCGTCACCCCGATCTCGAGCTCGTCGGCGTCCACGCCCACTCGACCGAGAAGCACGGCGTCGACGCAGCCACCCTCGCCGGCCTGGACACGCCGACGGGCGTCACCGCCACCGGCGACGTGGATGCCCTGCTCGCGATGGACGCAGACTGCGTCTGCTACATGGCCCAGGGCGAGACCCGCATCCGCGAGACGATCGAAGACCTCTCCCGGATCCTGCGGTCCGGGAAGAACGTGGTGAACACCTCGCTCGTCTCTCTCTGCTACCCGGGCTTCTCCCCGAAGCTGCGCGACGCCCTGCAGGCGGCCTGCGAGGAGGGCGGCTCGACCTTCTACACCTCGGGCTTCGACCCGGGCTGGTCGGGCGACGTGATCCCGCTCGCGCTCGCGAGCACCTGTGAACGCGTCGATCGCATCCGGGTGACCGAGTGCATGGACTACTCGACCTACGAGGACCCGGGCTTCACCGGCGTCTTCTTCGGCTACGGACGTCCCCTCGACTACGAAGCGCCGCTGCTTCAGCCGGGCATGCTCAAGGGTGGCTGGGGTTGCATGGTGCTCATGCTCGCCGACGCCCTGGGCGTCTCCCTCGACGAGATTCGCGAAGAGCACGAGCGTCTGCCGGCGCCGGAGAGCTTCGAGACCGCCATGGGCAAGATCGAGAAGGGAACCTGCGCCGGCGTGCGCTTCGAAGTGCAGGGCATCGTCGACGGCGAACCCGCCCTCGTCGCCGCCCACGTGAATCGGCTGCGCCAGGACATCGGGCCCCAGTGGGATCGTCTCTCGGGCGACAAGCACTCGGGCTACAAGATCGAGGTCGTCGGCTCCCCGTCCCTCACCTGCGAGATCGAACCGGTGGGCGAAGACGGCGACCACAACACGGCGGGCATCCTGGGGACGGCGATGCGCGTGGTGAATGCGATCCCGACCGTGGTCGCGCACGCGCCGGGCGTCGTCTCGACGCTGGACCTGCCGCTCTTCACGGCGCGCGGCGTCGGCGGCCAGGTGCGGAGCTAGCGAACCCGCGGCGCACACCGGACCCCATCGTGGAGCGAGCGGGCACGGTCGCTACGCTCGGGCGCATGCGAAACCCCGTGGCATCTGCAGCACGTCGCTTCCGGCAGCTGCTCGCGTTCGCGGGGGTCGCGCTCCTGTGGGCTGCCTGCATCCAGGCTCCGGTGCGGGTCGAGGTGACCGAAGGGGCCGTCGAGCGGCTCGCGGCCGCTCAGACCTTCGCGCTCGCCCCCGTAGAATCCCCGCCGCCGCCGGCCGTCACGAAGCGCATCGAGTCGACGCTGCGCTCGGAGCTCGCGGACCGCGGCCTGCGCGACGTGCCGCTCGGGGAGGCCGAGGTGAAGATCGCGTACCGCACGAACCGGGAACCGCGAGAGCGCATCGCGAGCGTCCCGAATGCCGAAGGCGGCGACTTCGGGACGCTCCAGGCGTACACGGAGAAGACGATCGAGATCGACGTGCTCGATGCGAAAACGGGCGACGTGCTCTGGCAGGGCGTGGGGCAGATCGACGTCGTCTCCGAGTCGAGCCAGCCCCAGGCCGCGGCGAAGGTGGTGCACGAGGTGCTCGCTCGGTTCCCGCGCGAACCGGTGGACTAGCGCCGCTTCCGAGTGATCTCGGTGGAAGCCCCACCGCGTCTCGTCCTCACGTCCGCTCCCAGATCGGCAGGCCCAGGAAGCGCAGCGTGCGGGTGCCGTCGGCGGCGCGTTCGTCGCCGAAGAGCAGGAAGCGCCGGTTCCGCGAGATCAGGCCACCCTCGGCGTCGACCGCTTTGGTGCGGGTGTAGGCGGGCCACAGGATGCGCAGGGCGTCGTCGGAAGCGCCGTCGGGGCGCGTCGTGCGACGGTGCATGAAGAGCGGCGCCACGCCGCGCGCGCTGTGCGCCGCGCTGCGGGACCAGTACACGAGCCCCGCATGGCCGCGAGAGGCGTCGGCGCTCTCCTCGATCTGGAACAGCGGGAGGAACCGCGCACTGCGGCGCTCACCACCCCATTCTGCGCCGGCGAGCAGGGCGACCTCGACCGAGCGGGCGTCGCCGTCGCGCTTCCAGTCGAAGAGGCCGAACGAGGTGACGCGCAGGTCTTCGCCCGGGCCGTCGACGATGCGCAGATTCGGGAGGGTGTAGAGCGTGTCGTCCGCCCGCACATAGAGAGGAAACATCGCCGAGAAGGGCCGGTCCTTCGCCACCCAGGTCGGGGGCAGCAGCCAGACCGTGTAGCGGTCGCTCTGATAGAAGAACGGGAAGAACAGGAACTCGCCCTGGGGCGAGCGGAACCAGAACGGAGCCGCACGCTCGAGCCCGTCGTCACTCCACTTCACGAGGGGCCAGAGCACGTGGTGGTCGCGCCCGTCGCGGGTGCGCGCATAGACGGGAAAGACGAGGGTGAAGTCGTCCTCGTGCACGAAGAGCGGGTAGAGGAGCGACTTCTCGTCTTCGGTG contains:
- a CDS encoding aldehyde dehydrogenase family protein, producing MALAPLAPETRNLIDGELTAASNGNTFENVDPSTEEVLGTCADGTKDDMLRAVAAARRSFDETDWSRDASFRSRCLRQLYEAMLADKEQLRSIVVHEAGAPVSLTGFMHVDDPIEMMSYWADLAESYRYEERMENVMFGGNPQGRILLREPAGVVGAITPWNVPLYLNIAKIGPALASGCTLVLKPAPDTPWSGTHLGKLLAEHTDIPAGVVNIVSSADHLTGEILSTDPRIDVVTFTGSTATGRRIMECAAPTVKKVFLELGGKSANIVLDDAAFEAVLPGTAFTCTHGGQGCAITTRLLLPRSRYDEGLALVKQAFENWNYGDPKNPANMQGPQVSRRQQERVLEYIEKGKRDGAKLLVGGGIPKHLEKGFFIEPTLFADVDPASTIAQEEIFGPVLCVIPYDDDADAVRIANQSEYGLSGAVHSADADRALAVARQVRTGTISVNGAQWFHVDTPFGGYKQSGLGRENGVAGFEEYLETKVVAVPAS
- a CDS encoding MMPL family transporter; amino-acid sequence: MSQLDAWLGVRLAGWVDGVRERAVAVVWACLLATVVLGVYAAFGLRINSDNLALLSEDIPARRNHAAFAELFPNLESALFVVVDGATPELAREAAEDLEARLAARPDDFQAVYRPGGGEFFGRHGLLYRSVEDLEEFSDRLAGLQPILATLEQDPSIASLSKLVRRGLRALEDQSPDTTQATEWSAVLDRVSQATVDVYREYPVAISWTEVLARGSALETTKRHVLIVHAALDFSSPFAAAAAVGQIHGEALAGGWDAEHGVQVRVTGNPALNFEEMVGIAWDVGLGGVFCFVFVVFVLYAALRSWKLTIAAIATLLVGLVWAAAIAAATVGHLTVVSLSVAILFIGLGVDFAIHLGMRYAQRLRDGEPHADALRGATRDVGSSLVLCTITTAIGFFVFAPTDYVGVAELGVIAGSSMIAVSFLTFTFFPALLSSWLALRGERPISAPLQFEMDLGTAVVRRARAVRWIAAALFVAGLAAIPSARFDPNVIDMRDPDTESVQAFNDLLDASGAASPWYVDAVAADLDAAVALGQELEGLAPVARATTLASYVPADQEEKRELLFDLAFLLESPGEALPGPAPSTESQVEALRDLHAFLEERSSADSGVLAASIQKLRRHLAEFLERVDADGNPEAALARLETLLLANLDRQLERLRLALEPEAVSLESLPRELRERLVAPDGQARVQIFPEANLREENAMRAFTEAVADVAPGANGIAYNLLAFEEATKRSFLQALGSAVLCIGVLLFWLWRRWDDTFLVLAPLFLSAVLSVATMGLLGISFNFVNVIVIPLMFGIGVDSGIHLVHRSRELDSAEGLLGTTTARAVFYSALTTTISFGSLGLSSHVGMAGLGILLSIGMVLTVLSNLVLLPALLALRTEPSSDMAG
- a CDS encoding diacylglycerol kinase, with translation MQHPPARPLRVIQWSTGNAGRPAIRGIVRHPDLELVGVHAHSTEKHGVDAATLAGLDTPTGVTATGDVDALLAMDADCVCYMAQGETRIRETIEDLSRILRSGKNVVNTSLVSLCYPGFSPKLRDALQAACEEGGSTFYTSGFDPGWSGDVIPLALASTCERVDRIRVTECMDYSTYEDPGFTGVFFGYGRPLDYEAPLLQPGMLKGGWGCMVLMLADALGVSLDEIREEHERLPAPESFETAMGKIEKGTCAGVRFEVQGIVDGEPALVAAHVNRLRQDIGPQWDRLSGDKHSGYKIEVVGSPSLTCEIEPVGEDGDHNTAGILGTAMRVVNAIPTVVAHAPGVVSTLDLPLFTARGVGGQVRS
- a CDS encoding DUF4136 domain-containing protein, with translation MRNPVASAARRFRQLLAFAGVALLWAACIQAPVRVEVTEGAVERLAAAQTFALAPVESPPPPAVTKRIESTLRSELADRGLRDVPLGEAEVKIAYRTNREPRERIASVPNAEGGDFGTLQAYTEKTIEIDVLDAKTGDVLWQGVGQIDVVSESSQPQAAAKVVHEVLARFPREPVD